The genomic segment GATATCCTTGAGTTCGCCAACCTGATCCGAAATCTCTGCGAGCCTGGGGACCGAGACGAAAGCGATGGCTCGAAACTCGGCCAATGCCTCATTGACGATCTCCAGCTTGTCCGGATCCTTGATCCTCTCACCCTTGATTTCCAGGATCGTCAGTCGATCAAAGAAATCACCGTAAGACACCGGTATGCTGATGGACATGTCGGTCGTTTCATCCAGCTGCAATTGAACCCTGTTTCAATACCGTAGCGGAAGAATCGGGCAAAACGTCAAGACCGTATTTCACCCCCGCAAAAACTACCAACAGGCAAGCGCTTACAATCAAATCAACGAGCGCCTATGGATATGCAAGTTCCAAAGTTTGTTGCGCCCGTTTGACTATTTCCGCATCTGGCAGTTCAGATAAGTCCAGGGCGGGTTGCGCACCGTTTAGCGCCATGATCACCGGTTGACCTGTGTACGGGACCAGGTTGAACCATTGATTGAACTGGCCCTGGGGAAGGCCGTTTTCGGGCGTCGCAATCCATGTGACATCCGCGTCCCAGAAAACCTCATCATAGCGCAAGTAGACCTTATCCAAGGTGCCCATTCCCAATTTGACAATCGCATCCACTTTTTCGCGCGGCAATGGCGGGGAGAAGGCAATTGCTCCATTTTTCAATACACCAAGGGATGTCGTTAAGATCATTGCGTCGAACGAGTGATGTTGCCCGGTCTGGTCTTGCAGCTGGACGCTGTTTTCCTCGACAACGACGTTGGTCACGACATGCCCCAATCGAATGTCGATGTTGTCTGGCACCGCATTCAACAGTTGATCATAACCGCCGGGCAAAATCACTTCATCGCCGCCGTAATCTGAATCCCGCCAATACGCCAAACTGTTGATTTCATTCATGTCAGCGCCAGCGGTGTGTTGTACCGACACGACGTTTTCAAGCCACTCCGGAACATCGGCATCATCAATTCTCCGACCATCGCCACCACGCACGATGTAGTTCTTTGACGTTGCCTTCATTTCAAGCCCAAGTGAGCCAGCAAGATCCGTCAATGGATTGCCGTCCGCACCGTGGATCCAGCTTGCGCCTAGATCGAAAGGTGTTCCGAGACTGTTGTCCGTCCAGATCCGACCGCCAATACGATCACGCGCTTCAAGGACGGTGACATCATATCCTTCCCCTACAAGGGCTGTCGCAGCAGTAAGACCGCTCGCACCCGCACCGACAATGCCAACGGTGTTGGCGTCAGTTTCGAAAACAGCCTCTGCAGCGATTATCCCGGACTCGTACGCAGCATGGACGGAACTGTTGTAGTTGGGGTGCGTTGCTTCGCCCGCAAAGAACAATCGGTCCCTGAAAGGTTCACCCAGGACTGCGTGATGACGTCTTTGCGCACCTTTGGCCACATACGAATAGGAGCCAAGACTATAGGGGTCACGGCTCCAGTTTGTCCGAATGTACCCAGTGGCAACGCGCCTGCCTTGCTCCGCGTGCGCCAGTGGAACGAAACCCGAGGCCAAAACGCCCAATGTCATGTTCAAAAAGCATCTGCGCCGCAATGCCGGACCTCATGGTTTTGGCTGCAGTTTCAAACCGCTATTGGATAGGGTTCAACATAATCGATGATGCGCAGTTGTGTAGATGTTCAGTTGGCGCCGTACGAAGTAAATTCGCTACCATGGCAGCCCTTAAATCACGCTACTCACAGTGCCGGATAAGAACGTCAATTGAAAAAAAAACCTGATCCGACCTTTGACTTTCCAGAGACTGAAACGGCAGCGCTCCTGCCTTTACTAAGCCCCTCCAAGATATTTTTAGGGTGCCTGATTTTCCCGCGTTTGCCACGTGTAAACATCAATTGGTTCGACCAAATGTTCTCTTTATGTTCTTTGATGTCGCACCCGTGGTGTTGAGCAAGACAAAAGGTCGGGGAGATCGGGTTCAGTTTTCAACCTTTAGCCACTTTCTTGGATTCCAGCGAGATTGAATCGACAGCCATTTAAATGCCGTCTTGTTCGCTGGATAGATAGTGTCTGTGTTCATGTCGAGAACCCGATCACCGTCATCGGTGCGGACGATCAGGACGATGCGTGGCTCGCCTTTGTTCTCTACAAACGCATATCTCATGGAAGAGGCAGGAATTCCGGCCGCGATCAGCTTGGGGCGTTTCTCGATCGCGTAATCCTCACAATCCCCTACGCCGTCTGCGGCCTTCCAGTGATCATGAAGATACCGGTCCAGAACATACCGGGTGCCTCTGTTCACCTGAGTGTTGATCTCGACGAGCGTGTCTTTCCACTCGTCCTTTGAAATCATATCCAAGCGCCCGGCTTTTCCACAGTCCGATTTATGATTCTGACAAAACGCCGAAAAGCCGTTCGGCACGCGCCAGTTTTCGTTTCCATTTGTCCGAATACAAAAATCTGCCGCGATGGCTGGGGAGTATGATTCGATCAGAACCCAGCCGAAAAGACCATGGAACAAAGCAAGACTACTGGTGGGACTTTGGTGGGACTTTTGACTCGGTTTCCCCACCAAGCATCGGATTTAACCGAGTTTTGTCTCATGACTTCGCGTGTCAGAGCAAAGCCACAGAAGGAAATTTCATTAGAAATCCAAGGGGTTGGTGGCGGTGAGGGTGGGATTCGAACCCACGGTACGCTCTCACGCACGGCGGTTTTCAAGACCGCTGCCTTAAACCACTCGGCCACCTCACCTAAGCAGCCATAAAGACGTGAACGCTGCTGCCAGAGCACCCGTTTCCTTCGTCCTGACTGGAAAGTCAAGAGCTCTCTTTCGAACCCATTGCGAAAACGGAAAAATTCGTGTGGAAGGCAAATTTTTGGTGAAGGCCTTTGGCATGTTCCGGGCCTGTGCGCAGCAGGGTGGGGTAGGGCAGGACGTGCGCGGCGGCGCCGGAACATAACCAAAGTGTGAGGGCCGCCGGTCCGGTGTCGTGGGCAGGGTTTTGAACCGGCGGCCAAAGCTGGAGGTGGGGTCCAGCATTGCTGTGACAGGGCGGTCATCAGCAATGAGGTCAACCTACGCGGAACTGCCAATGGCGGATGTGACCTACATCACATCATGAGCATTTGACGATTTTTCCCATACTGTCACCTGTGTGCAACAGCCAAAAACCGCAAATGATTGATCAACTTTCCTGTTTTTTTTCAACGCATTACAAAGACACGAACGATAGGCGGATAAGTTGATTACTGTCAGGGCGGCAGTGCCGGCGCTGCGTGTTGATAACTCGTGTTTCAAAAGCCTCGACGCCTCATTTACTTTGAAGTAATAAACTTGCGATTTAAACAGGCGCTATGTGTGGGACGCACCGCGGGGGCAGTGTGTCATGAGGAACCGGTCCGCAGGATCGGGCCGCAGCCTGGGAAACGGCAAAAATGCCGGGGTATCGCGTGAGCTGCGGGGCCGCCAACGCGTAGGTGAGTAGGACGGCAGAATGCAAGGGACAGGCGGGCAGACTTGCCGTAAGGCAGGATCGTCTTCGGGGAAATCGATTTCAAGCTGCAACAAAAACGGCTGGCGCCAAGTACGAGCCGGCCTTTTGACGATTGCAGCCGTTTCGTTCGTTGCGGCTTGCAGCTCCGCACCCGAAAAACCAAAAGCGAAGTTCAGCCCGGAAAAATATGGCGTTAAAGCCAGCCCGCGCATGGTAGCTGCAGGAAAGCCTGTTCCCAAGGGTGGTGGTCGCTACGTGGTCGGCAAGAAATACAAGATTGCCGGCAAGTGGTATTACCCGGAGCACGATCCGAACTACAAGAAAACCGGTTTGGCCTCCTGGTACGGCCCGACATTCCACGGCCGCAAGACCGCCAACGGTGAGATTTTCGATCGGAACGCGCTGACAGCTGCGCATACGACTATGCCGCTGCCGTCTTATGCAAAGGTGACAAACACGGCGAACGGGCGGTCAATGATCGTGCGCGTCAACGATCGCGGACCTTTCCACGGCAATCGCATCATTGACCTGTCGGAGCGGGTCGCCACGATGCTCGACACAAAATCCGCTGGTGTCGGCAAGGTGAAAGTTGAATATGTCGGCCGCGCGCCGCTGCATGGTCAGGACGAAGAATACCTGATGGCGTCCTACAGCGGCCCGGGTTCCGTCGTGCCGGGCGGAACGCGTCCTGGCACTTTGCTGGCGCAAGCCACGCCACCGCAAATCATTTTCGGCAAGGTTCCCGCAC from the Roseibium sp. HPY-6 genome contains:
- a CDS encoding septal ring lytic transglycosylase RlpA family protein, translated to MTIAAVSFVAACSSAPEKPKAKFSPEKYGVKASPRMVAAGKPVPKGGGRYVVGKKYKIAGKWYYPEHDPNYKKTGLASWYGPTFHGRKTANGEIFDRNALTAAHTTMPLPSYAKVTNTANGRSMIVRVNDRGPFHGNRIIDLSERVATMLDTKSAGVGKVKVEYVGRAPLHGQDEEYLMASYSGPGSVVPGGTRPGTLLAQATPPQIIFGKVPAPASRPYLAATTASAAQPGTTVAAAFDPAIAFEAGNPAIRVASNNRFQQGPTTHSSGFAPQDKAQTFPAPVTSNGFQGGSAISSYTANQRISEAHGVLSTMTASGLSMRQLAAKLPASE
- a CDS encoding FAD-dependent oxidoreductase — translated: MTLGVLASGFVPLAHAEQGRRVATGYIRTNWSRDPYSLGSYSYVAKGAQRRHHAVLGEPFRDRLFFAGEATHPNYNSSVHAAYESGIIAAEAVFETDANTVGIVGAGASGLTAATALVGEGYDVTVLEARDRIGGRIWTDNSLGTPFDLGASWIHGADGNPLTDLAGSLGLEMKATSKNYIVRGGDGRRIDDADVPEWLENVVSVQHTAGADMNEINSLAYWRDSDYGGDEVILPGGYDQLLNAVPDNIDIRLGHVVTNVVVEENSVQLQDQTGQHHSFDAMILTTSLGVLKNGAIAFSPPLPREKVDAIVKLGMGTLDKVYLRYDEVFWDADVTWIATPENGLPQGQFNQWFNLVPYTGQPVIMALNGAQPALDLSELPDAEIVKRAQQTLELAYP
- a CDS encoding DUF6165 family protein encodes the protein MSISIPVSYGDFFDRLTILEIKGERIKDPDKLEIVNEALAEFRAIAFVSVPRLAEISDQVGELKDINNTLWDGENRIRELEKNGDYSAEFVETARSICRLKDRRAEIKCKIDKVLGSDVTEVKDYKAS
- a CDS encoding transglutaminase-like cysteine peptidase translates to MGKPSQKSHQSPTSSLALFHGLFGWVLIESYSPAIAADFCIRTNGNENWRVPNGFSAFCQNHKSDCGKAGRLDMISKDEWKDTLVEINTQVNRGTRYVLDRYLHDHWKAADGVGDCEDYAIEKRPKLIAAGIPASSMRYAFVENKGEPRIVLIVRTDDGDRVLDMNTDTIYPANKTAFKWLSIQSRWNPRKWLKVEN